A genomic stretch from Anaerococcus mediterraneensis includes:
- a CDS encoding ribulose-phosphate 3-epimerase: protein MPKLYKKIMEENMLLYPSTMCFDIGKIKEEIESLEKAGVDGFHMDIMDGNYVPNYALGLNEYKYIRSHTDLTVDAHLMVENPESKVEFFADLGCQIFYFHPEKTDHPVRLISQIEKSGMAAGIVINPNLELATIKSLLSLVDYVLVMTVSPGFAGQKYLDFVDEKIDDLMTYKEKYNFKVFVDGAISKEKVHGLSKKGVDGFVLGTSALFNKDRPYKELIDELRGNH from the coding sequence TTGCCAAAACTTTATAAGAAAATAATGGAGGAAAATATGCTTTTGTACCCATCTACTATGTGTTTTGACATTGGAAAAATAAAAGAAGAAATTGAGTCGCTAGAAAAAGCTGGAGTTGATGGATTCCATATGGACATAATGGATGGTAATTATGTGCCAAATTATGCCCTTGGACTAAATGAGTATAAGTATATAAGAAGCCACACAGATCTAACTGTAGATGCTCATTTGATGGTAGAAAATCCGGAAAGTAAGGTAGAATTTTTTGCAGATCTTGGTTGCCAAATATTTTATTTTCATCCAGAAAAGACTGACCACCCAGTTAGACTTATTAGCCAAATAGAAAAATCTGGTATGGCTGCTGGTATTGTAATAAATCCAAACCTAGAGCTTGCTACTATAAAATCACTCTTATCCTTGGTTGATTATGTTTTGGTAATGACAGTAAGCCCTGGATTTGCAGGACAAAAATATTTAGACTTTGTAGATGAAAAAATTGATGACCTTATGACCTATAAGGAAAAGTATAATTTTAAGGTTTTTGTCGATGGGGCTATCAGCAAAGAAAAAGTCCATGGTCTTTCAAAAAAAGGTGTTGATGGTTTTGTTTTGGGTACATCAGCCTTGTTTAACAAAGATAGGCCTTATAAAGAACTAATTGATGAGCTTAGGGGTAATCACTAG
- a CDS encoding DeoR/GlpR family DNA-binding transcription regulator, giving the protein MISAERLNKILDILKEKKYVSINDLSQNLYVSKSTIRRDLIDLEKSGHIIRNRGGASLVSSNSFEVSSQFRYKENFEKKDYITNLALDFIENTMSICLDASSTVDLLSKKLQRFKKLILITNSVSIPSYFNDHEKIRVYSSGGLLKNNYNYYIGSSTEKFLAQFLPDLYIFSVKSIDHSGIYEAEHDQILIKRQMIKNSKMSILLVDSSKFDTHSFIKVSDLEKIDYIISDKKPKNFASYSDDIKKKFLY; this is encoded by the coding sequence ATGATTTCAGCAGAAAGACTAAATAAAATATTAGATATATTAAAAGAGAAAAAATATGTAAGTATTAACGACCTCAGTCAGAACCTATATGTTTCTAAATCCACTATTCGCAGAGACCTCATAGACTTAGAAAAGTCTGGACACATTATTAGAAATAGGGGCGGCGCATCCTTGGTTTCATCAAACTCCTTTGAGGTTTCTAGCCAGTTTAGATACAAGGAAAACTTCGAGAAAAAAGATTATATAACAAATCTGGCCCTAGATTTTATAGAAAATACCATGTCAATATGCCTTGATGCATCCTCTACTGTCGACCTCTTGTCAAAAAAACTTCAAAGGTTCAAAAAATTGATCTTGATCACAAATTCTGTATCTATTCCGTCTTATTTTAATGACCACGAAAAAATAAGAGTTTATAGTTCTGGTGGTCTCTTAAAGAATAATTACAACTACTATATAGGTTCAAGTACAGAAAAATTTTTAGCCCAATTTTTGCCTGACCTATACATATTTTCCGTAAAATCAATCGATCATTCTGGAATTTATGAAGCTGAGCATGACCAAATACTGATAAAAAGGCAAATGATAAAAAATTCAAAAATGAGCATTCTTTTGGTAGATTCTAGCAAATTTGATACTCATTCCTTTATAAAAGTGTCGGATTTAGAAAAAATTGATTATATAATTAGCGATAAAAAGCCAAAAAATTTTGCTTCTTATTCTGATGACATAAAGAAAAAATTCTTATACTAA
- a CDS encoding ECF transporter S component — MNRTKALSLNNVVKVGILAALAYVLMFIQIPIPIAPPFMKIDLADVPALVGGFAMGPWYGVLIQLIKNVLNLTKTTTYGVGELSNFIVGATFVFVSTTIYKSKKTKKTAIFSLICGVIAMTAVATLSNAFVVFPTYGKVMGLDMSAFVGMTSKTNGLVKSYFSLMVLSIAPFNIIKGALASLVTDLVYKRVSPILKLR; from the coding sequence ATGAACAGAACAAAAGCTTTATCACTAAACAACGTAGTCAAAGTTGGAATCTTGGCAGCATTAGCTTATGTGCTTATGTTTATACAAATACCAATTCCAATAGCCCCACCATTTATGAAAATCGACCTTGCTGATGTACCAGCCCTAGTTGGTGGATTTGCAATGGGACCTTGGTATGGAGTCCTAATCCAACTTATAAAAAACGTCCTAAACCTAACAAAAACAACCACTTATGGTGTAGGCGAATTATCAAACTTTATCGTTGGTGCGACATTCGTTTTTGTATCAACTACAATCTATAAAAGCAAAAAGACCAAAAAAACAGCTATATTCTCATTGATCTGTGGAGTCATAGCTATGACAGCAGTAGCAACCCTATCAAATGCCTTTGTAGTATTTCCAACCTATGGCAAGGTAATGGGTCTAGATATGTCAGCCTTTGTAGGTATGACAAGCAAGACAAACGGACTTGTAAAATCATATTTTAGTCTAATGGTCCTATCAATAGCTCCATTTAACATAATAAAAGGAGCCCTAGCTAGTCTAGTGACTGACCTAGTATATAAGAGGGTATCTCCAATACTTAAACTTAGATAA
- a CDS encoding winged helix-turn-helix domain-containing protein, whose amino-acid sequence MRIASVENKNGVSELLNAHFDKDEVVVEKIDSIDDLLFRDCSVFDLILVDMTHNRCLQFIQYIKQKTNIPVIYLTERYEKNPYEQELDDKDFVIHSFTREEFIKNIFDKVEELSRSKIWQSGECRLEEENGIFRVGGQILDLTKSEVSICSILVNNMGKTLSKEKLVEIMKEEKGIETTERSVREHIRKIRIQFKKVNLCPIETVNRVGYRWVLDSNK is encoded by the coding sequence ATGAGAATAGCATCAGTAGAAAATAAAAATGGAGTTTCAGAACTTCTAAATGCCCATTTTGATAAAGACGAAGTGGTAGTGGAAAAAATAGACTCAATTGATGATCTTTTGTTTAGGGACTGCAGCGTATTTGACCTTATACTTGTAGATATGACCCACAACAGATGTCTGCAATTTATCCAATATATAAAACAGAAAACAAACATACCAGTTATCTATTTGACAGAAAGGTATGAAAAAAACCCATATGAGCAAGAATTAGATGACAAAGATTTTGTGATCCATTCATTTACTAGAGAAGAGTTTATAAAAAATATATTTGATAAAGTAGAAGAACTATCAAGATCAAAGATCTGGCAGTCTGGAGAATGCAGACTCGAAGAAGAAAATGGGATTTTTAGAGTTGGCGGTCAAATTCTAGACCTAACCAAATCAGAAGTAAGCATCTGCTCAATCCTTGTAAACAACATGGGCAAGACCCTGTCAAAAGAAAAATTGGTAGAGATAATGAAAGAAGAAAAAGGTATAGAAACTACAGAAAGATCAGTCAGAGAGCATATTAGAAAAATAAGAATCCAATTTAAAAAAGTAAACCTATGCCCAATAGAAACAGTCAACCGCGTAGGATACAGGTGGGTCCTTGACTCAAATAAGTAA